The following DNA comes from Teredinibacter haidensis.
GAACATCATGTGAACCTAATTTTTAAGTTTTATTATTTTGGCAACAAATCTAAACAAAAGATGGCCAATGAACAAGCGTTGGTTGTGTAGATCGGCATTTTCAGCCTAAGTTTTAAACAGGAAAAGTGCCGAACCAAGGCGGAAAAATAACGAGGCGTATGAAAGAGAACCTATAGACCTAAAAAAGCCGGAACCAACGCCCGGCTTTTTTAGGTCACTGGTAGATAGAAAGCGGAAAGAATTCTGTAATTTGAATAAATGGCTGGTGCTCCATCACGATTCTGTAACTGCGCCAGATCGCATCATCATCCGCGAGGCTTTCGCCTTTCCCTCCTTCGCCGAGGGCGACGATTTCCCGGTAGGTTTCCAGGCCACACTCGCGCAATAATTCCCCAACGCCGACGAGACCCGCTTCCAATTCCGAACGCAACTGCTCACTTAGCAATTCGGTGCAGATCAGAGAGATGGCTGTCGCATAGCATGTACCCGATTTCTCACCCACTAGCTGCACGGTGCGGCGCAGTACTTGATCACCAGCCTGCCGGTTGATAACCGGGGCATCCGTTTCGAGCTGCCAATATTGCTGGCCGCAATTCTTAACTTTTACCGGCTCCCAAAAAAAAGATTCAAGACTCTTGGTAACGGTGCCATCGGTGGTCAGTAATACTCTTAAAAAAGGCGGCAGGGTGTGCAGCGGTAGCGTCGAAGATTGATCATCTGCTTCCATATAGCCTGTCGAGGTAAATAATCGCGTCATGGGTCTTATCCGTTAAGTGTGGTTTATGGCCTTGGCGATGGTTAATACGCCCAACACCAAGAAACCTATTCCCGCAACCCAAGCCAATAACCTTTCATCCACCCAATGGGAAAACATATTCCCGGCCAACACACCAATTCCGGTTGCCACCACCAACGCCATGGACACTCCCACAAACACTACGAGCGGACTGGCTGACTTATTCGACACAAATAGTAAGGTTAATACTTGGGATTTATCTCCCAACTCGGCAACAAAGGCTGTGAAAAACACTAAGGCAAGTACTTTTACATCCATAGATATGACTCAATAATTGATTAATCCCGCCATTCTACCATCTGAAGGTTGCTGATTTCCGTGTTGGCTGCCTGTATAATTCGCCGGCAGTTTTGGGCCCGCTGCCGCCCTTGATACAGGCAGCACCATATTTACCAGAAGGGGAATACCTTGGAACTGAACAACGCCTCCGCAGAACAACTTGCACAGTGGGAACAACAACTAGCCGCCGAGTTCGACGCTATTAAAGCAAAAACACTTAGCCTGGACTTGACCCGCGGTAAACCATCTTCCGAGCAACTCACCCTGTCCGATAGCATGGACGGCATTCTGAAGGGCGACTACACAACGACCGACGGCGTAGATTGCCGTAACTATGGAGGCCTCGACGGTATTACCGAAGCGCGCGCTATTGGTGCCGACATTCTGGGCGTACCGGTAACCAATATTATGGCTGGCGGCAACAGCAGCCTGACGCTGATGCATCAGGCGATGTCCGTGGCTCACTTCTTTGGCCTTGAAGGTGCCGACTCCGCCTGGAGCAAAGAAGAAACCGTAAAATTCCTGTGTCCGGTTCCCGGCTATGATCGCCACTACTCTGTGTGTGAGCACCTGGGTATTGAAATGATTACCGTGGCCATGACCTCTACCGGCCCGGATATGGATGAAGTTGAGCGCCTG
Coding sequences within:
- a CDS encoding chorismate--pyruvate lyase family protein, yielding MTRLFTSTGYMEADDQSSTLPLHTLPPFLRVLLTTDGTVTKSLESFFWEPVKVKNCGQQYWQLETDAPVINRQAGDQVLRRTVQLVGEKSGTCYATAISLICTELLSEQLRSELEAGLVGVGELLRECGLETYREIVALGEGGKGESLADDDAIWRSYRIVMEHQPFIQITEFFPLSIYQ
- a CDS encoding TMEM165/GDT1 family protein is translated as MDVKVLALVFFTAFVAELGDKSQVLTLLFVSNKSASPLVVFVGVSMALVVATGIGVLAGNMFSHWVDERLLAWVAGIGFLVLGVLTIAKAINHT